In Silurus meridionalis isolate SWU-2019-XX chromosome 29, ASM1480568v1, whole genome shotgun sequence, one DNA window encodes the following:
- the phactr4a gene encoding phosphatase and actin regulator 4A isoform X5, which yields MGQGDSAQAHTQHFTPNPDDDVDEQQNSTIGNDNPNIKQKGKFSNLGKIFKPWKWRKKKESSEKFKETSEVLERKISMRRPRQELIDKGVIKEVSENESNSVKAPSVKNGHTAPVPRSQGSDAGSEVRSRSHAEERKSLLAQEPERRSRIPSDVSRNRQPLDVDARTRIDSDKQERDEARYRKDEREERGRRDDRDRREERDSRGDWREDRERRDRRDVRENKEQKRDDRERREDRERKDVKERRDDHDRKEETLRREDREKRPENERRDERERKVDKERRDERERKDEQDRREDMGRKDVRKVEPLKLLRPQSEMDMRSSVSDVGHKNRPVSEVDQRSTLPRYTHTQDDPRMRTGSVGVRFTPAPEPKEQQPPPKQAILPPKWLMSSTESGQPSSSSSSSSSVSSSSSAPPIAKPPPRTVSLLVDDSSRPAPVVSLRNKDNPPAVPGHSTPPSPAPAPVPAPAPVPAPAPASVPAPAPAPAPAPAPAPAPAPAPAPAPVPAAPPTTSDAFVPAKMPPVPPPKPTNRNSTVTLQDAPPPLAVANLVPSKRFPPVPPARTTPVTKRHSADPSSHQAEPAGRGSPPNPPPSQSDDNKHPSTTSSVVSPPPSHIPPSPPGVTVDPPSPTTEPPSQPPSIPLHILIQRALTSPGPINHNPNPDANQRAHSLLFEMPPEMPVDASGRYSLPVTIEPLRLPEDDDFDMEEELQKLHPKPRQTAPSELEAGSRRGLVADPMVMVIFEDSDSERDDENDSDGPILYRDDEEDDEEDVPITGLAGRVKRKDTLALKLEKQQEKEEKQEEENITWRNREQWEAMRNKIGSTLTRRLSQRPSQQELEQRNILLAKNEADRRAERSEIKRRLTRKLSQRPTVAELQARKILRFHEYVECTHAEDYDRRADKPWTKLTPADKAAIRKELNEFKSSEMEVHEESKIYTRFHRP from the exons ATGGGCCAGGGAGATAGTGCTCAGGCTCACACACAGCACTTCACTCCGAACCCAg ATGATGACGTGGATGAGCAGCAGAACAGCACCATAGGAAATGACAACCCAAACATTAAACAGAAGGGGAAGTTCTCCAACCTGGGGAAGATCTTCAAGCCGTGGAaatggaggaagaagaaggaaagcAGCGAGAAGTTCAAGGAGACGTCAGAAG TCCTGGAGAGGAAGATTTCGATGAGGAGACCCCGACAGGAGCTAATAGATAAAGGAGTAATAAAGGAAGTCTCTGAGAACG AGAGTAATAGTGTGAAAGCTCCGTCTGTGAAGAACGGCCACACGGCCCCCGTCCCCAGGAGCCAGGGGTCAGATGCAGGGTCAGAGGTCAGGAGCAGGTCACACGCAGAGGAGAGGAAGAGTTTACTGGCTCAGGAGCCTGAGCGGCGAAGCCGGATACCGTCAGACGTGTCGCGTAACAGACAGCCTCTGGACGTGGACGCACGTACGCGCATCGACTCGGACAAACAAGAGCGAGACGAGGCCCGGTACCGCAAGGACGAGAGAGAGGAACGAGGGAGGAGAGACGACAGGGATAGACGTGAGGAGCGTGATTCTAGAGGAGACTGGAGAGAAGATCGAGAACGGAGAGACAGGAGAGACGTCCGAGAAAACAAGGAACAAAAGAGGGACgatagagagaggagagaagacagGGAAAGGAAAGATGTAAAAGAACGACGAGACGATCACGACCGAAAGGAAGAAACTCTCCGACGAGAGGACAGAGAGAAGAGACCTGAAAACGAGAGGAGGGACGAGCGCGAACGGAAAGTCGACAAGGAGAGAAGAGACGAGAGAGAACGAAAGGATGAACAGGACAGGAGAGAGGACATGGGAAGGAAAGACGTGAGGAAGGTGGAACCTTTAAAGCTGTTACGGCCTCAGTCTGAGATGGACATGAGGAGCAGCGTGTCTGACGTGGGACACAAAAACCGTCCCGTCTCAGAAGTGGACCAGAGGAGCACACTGCcacgatacacacacactcaggatgACCCCAGGATGCGCACAG GCTCTGTGGGTGTGCGCTTCACTCCTGCCCCTGAGCCAAAGGAGCAGCAGCCTCCACCCAAACAGGCCATACTTCCCCCAAAATGGCTGATGTCCTCTACTGAATCTGGTCAgccctcatcctcatcctcgtcTTCCTCCTCAGTGTCCTCCTCGTCTTCAGCTCCACCAATTGCTAAACCCCCTCCTCGCACCGTCTCTTTATTGGTGGACGACTCGTCACGTCCTGCACCCGTGGTTTCATTAAGAAACAAAGACAACCCACCTGCTGTCCCAGGGCATTCCACTCCTCCATcccctgctcctgctcctgttcctgcCCCGGCTCCTGTTCCTGCCCCGGCTCCTGCTTCTGTTCCTGCCCCGGCTCCGGCTCcggctcctgctcctgctcctgctcctgctcctgctcctgctcccgCTCCTGCCCCGGTTCCTGCTGCACCTCCCACCACCTCTGATGCTTTTGTACCTGCTAAAATGCCGCCTGTTCCACCTCCCAAACCCACCAACCGTAACAGTACAGTGACACTGCAAG ATGCACCCCCTCCTCTGGCAGTCGCTAACCTGGTTCCTTCAAAGCGTTTTCCTCCTGTTCCTCCTGCACGGACGACACCGGTCACTAAACGCCACTCAGCAGACCCCTCGTCCCATCAGGCTGAACCTGCCGGCAGAGGTTCTCCACCCAACCCTCCTCCTTCCCAGTCAGACGATAACAAACACCCCAGCACTACGAGCTCAGTGGTCTCTCCTCCACCGAGCCACATTCCTCCATCTCCACCTGGTGTCACAGTGGATCCTCCGAGCCCCACCACCGAGCCGCCTAGCCAGCCTCCGTCCATCCCTCTGCACATCCTGATCCAGCGTGCCCTCACCAGCCCCGGCCCCATCAACCACAACCCCAACCCCGACGCCAACCAGAGGGCACACTCACTGCTGTTTGAGATGCCTCCAGAGATGCCCGTGGATGCGAGCGGACGATATTCACTGCCCGTCACCATCGAGCCGCTCAGACT gcCTGAGGATGATGATTTCGACATGGAGGAAGAGCTGCAAAAGCTGCACCCTAAACCACGACAAACCGCCCCCTCGGAGCTGGAGGCCGGGAGCAGGAGGGGGTTAGTGGCAGATCCCATGGTTATGGTGATCTTCGAGGACTCAGACAGTGAGCGCGACGATGAGAACGACTCAGACGGACCCATTCTGTACAGAGAcgatgaagaggatgatgaagaggatgTGCCCATAA CTGGTCTGGCAGGTCGAGTGAAGCGGAAGGACACTCTGGCGCTGAAGCTGGAgaaacagcaggaaaaggaggagaagcAGGAGGAAGAGAACATCACCTGGAGGAACCGTGAGCAATGGGAGGCCATGCGCAACAAGATCGGCTCCACCCTCACACG GAGATTAAGTCAGAGACCATCACAGCAAGAACTTGAGCAAAGAAACATTCTGCTAG CTAAGAACGAGGCGGACAGACGCGCTGAGCGAAGCGAGATCAAACGCAGACTCACTCGAAAG TTGTCCCAGAGGCCCACCGTAGCTGAGCTCCAGGCCAGAAAGATTCTGCGGTTCCATGAGTATGTGGAATGTACACACGCTGAAGACTACGACCGGCGCGCGGACAAACCCTGGACTAAACTCACTCCTGCTGATAAG GCTGCCATCAGAAAGGAGCTGAATGAGTTTAAGAGCTCAGAGATGGAGGTCCATGAGGAAAGCAAAATATACACCAG GTTTCATCGTCCGTAA
- the phactr4a gene encoding phosphatase and actin regulator 4A isoform X1, whose protein sequence is MGQGDSAQAHTQHFTPNPDDDVDEQQNSTIGNDNPNIKQKGKFSNLGKIFKPWKWRKKKESSEKFKETSEVLERKISMRRPRQELIDKGVIKEVSENESNSVKAPSVKNGHTAPVPRSQGSDAGSEVRSRSHAEERKSLLAQEPERRSRIPSDVSRNRQPLDVDARTRIDSDKQERDEARYRKDEREERGRRDDRDRREERDSRGDWREDRERRDRRDVRENKEQKRDDRERREDRERKDVKERRDDHDRKEETLRREDREKRPENERRDERERKVDKERRDERERKDEQDRREDMGRKDVRKVEPLKLLRPQSEMDMRSSVSDVGHKNRPVSEVDQRSTLPRYTHTQDDPRMRTGSVGVRFTPAPEPKEQQPPPKQAILPPKWLMSSTESGQPSSSSSSSSSVSSSSSAPPIAKPPPRTVSLLVDDSSRPAPVVSLRNKDNPPAVPGHSTPPSPAPAPVPAPAPVPAPAPASVPAPAPAPAPAPAPAPAPAPAPAPAPVPAAPPTTSDAFVPAKMPPVPPPKPTNRNSTVTLQAVTLPRHAKAQTPLCWTSWRRQAEHGASSSLPLCGPQVYPDAPPPLAVANLVPSKRFPPVPPARTTPVTKRHSADPSSHQAEPAGRGSPPNPPPSQSDDNKHPSTTSSVVSPPPSHIPPSPPGVTVDPPSPTTEPPSQPPSIPLHILIQRALTSPGPINHNPNPDANQRAHSLLFEMPPEMPVDASGRYSLPVTIEPLRLPEDDDFDMEEELQKLHPKPRQTAPSELEAGSRRGLVADPMVMVIFEDSDSERDDENDSDGPILYRDDEEDDEEDVPITGLAGRVKRKDTLALKLEKQQEKEEKQEEENITWRNREQWEAMRNKIGSTLTRRLSQRPSQQELEQRNILLAKNEADRRAERSEIKRRLTRKLSQRPTVAELQARKILRFHEYVECTHAEDYDRRADKPWTKLTPADKAAIRKELNEFKSSEMEVHEESKIYTRFHRP, encoded by the exons ATGGGCCAGGGAGATAGTGCTCAGGCTCACACACAGCACTTCACTCCGAACCCAg ATGATGACGTGGATGAGCAGCAGAACAGCACCATAGGAAATGACAACCCAAACATTAAACAGAAGGGGAAGTTCTCCAACCTGGGGAAGATCTTCAAGCCGTGGAaatggaggaagaagaaggaaagcAGCGAGAAGTTCAAGGAGACGTCAGAAG TCCTGGAGAGGAAGATTTCGATGAGGAGACCCCGACAGGAGCTAATAGATAAAGGAGTAATAAAGGAAGTCTCTGAGAACG AGAGTAATAGTGTGAAAGCTCCGTCTGTGAAGAACGGCCACACGGCCCCCGTCCCCAGGAGCCAGGGGTCAGATGCAGGGTCAGAGGTCAGGAGCAGGTCACACGCAGAGGAGAGGAAGAGTTTACTGGCTCAGGAGCCTGAGCGGCGAAGCCGGATACCGTCAGACGTGTCGCGTAACAGACAGCCTCTGGACGTGGACGCACGTACGCGCATCGACTCGGACAAACAAGAGCGAGACGAGGCCCGGTACCGCAAGGACGAGAGAGAGGAACGAGGGAGGAGAGACGACAGGGATAGACGTGAGGAGCGTGATTCTAGAGGAGACTGGAGAGAAGATCGAGAACGGAGAGACAGGAGAGACGTCCGAGAAAACAAGGAACAAAAGAGGGACgatagagagaggagagaagacagGGAAAGGAAAGATGTAAAAGAACGACGAGACGATCACGACCGAAAGGAAGAAACTCTCCGACGAGAGGACAGAGAGAAGAGACCTGAAAACGAGAGGAGGGACGAGCGCGAACGGAAAGTCGACAAGGAGAGAAGAGACGAGAGAGAACGAAAGGATGAACAGGACAGGAGAGAGGACATGGGAAGGAAAGACGTGAGGAAGGTGGAACCTTTAAAGCTGTTACGGCCTCAGTCTGAGATGGACATGAGGAGCAGCGTGTCTGACGTGGGACACAAAAACCGTCCCGTCTCAGAAGTGGACCAGAGGAGCACACTGCcacgatacacacacactcaggatgACCCCAGGATGCGCACAG GCTCTGTGGGTGTGCGCTTCACTCCTGCCCCTGAGCCAAAGGAGCAGCAGCCTCCACCCAAACAGGCCATACTTCCCCCAAAATGGCTGATGTCCTCTACTGAATCTGGTCAgccctcatcctcatcctcgtcTTCCTCCTCAGTGTCCTCCTCGTCTTCAGCTCCACCAATTGCTAAACCCCCTCCTCGCACCGTCTCTTTATTGGTGGACGACTCGTCACGTCCTGCACCCGTGGTTTCATTAAGAAACAAAGACAACCCACCTGCTGTCCCAGGGCATTCCACTCCTCCATcccctgctcctgctcctgttcctgcCCCGGCTCCTGTTCCTGCCCCGGCTCCTGCTTCTGTTCCTGCCCCGGCTCCGGCTCcggctcctgctcctgctcctgctcctgctcctgctcctgctcccgCTCCTGCCCCGGTTCCTGCTGCACCTCCCACCACCTCTGATGCTTTTGTACCTGCTAAAATGCCGCCTGTTCCACCTCCCAAACCCACCAACCGTAACAGTACAGTGACACTGCAAG CCGTGACATTACCCAGGCACGCTAAAGCTCAGACTCCGCTGTGTTGGACCAGCTGGAGACGGCAGGCTGAACATGGTGCTTCTTCCTCTCTACCTCTCTGTGGTCCCCAGGTTTATCCAG ATGCACCCCCTCCTCTGGCAGTCGCTAACCTGGTTCCTTCAAAGCGTTTTCCTCCTGTTCCTCCTGCACGGACGACACCGGTCACTAAACGCCACTCAGCAGACCCCTCGTCCCATCAGGCTGAACCTGCCGGCAGAGGTTCTCCACCCAACCCTCCTCCTTCCCAGTCAGACGATAACAAACACCCCAGCACTACGAGCTCAGTGGTCTCTCCTCCACCGAGCCACATTCCTCCATCTCCACCTGGTGTCACAGTGGATCCTCCGAGCCCCACCACCGAGCCGCCTAGCCAGCCTCCGTCCATCCCTCTGCACATCCTGATCCAGCGTGCCCTCACCAGCCCCGGCCCCATCAACCACAACCCCAACCCCGACGCCAACCAGAGGGCACACTCACTGCTGTTTGAGATGCCTCCAGAGATGCCCGTGGATGCGAGCGGACGATATTCACTGCCCGTCACCATCGAGCCGCTCAGACT gcCTGAGGATGATGATTTCGACATGGAGGAAGAGCTGCAAAAGCTGCACCCTAAACCACGACAAACCGCCCCCTCGGAGCTGGAGGCCGGGAGCAGGAGGGGGTTAGTGGCAGATCCCATGGTTATGGTGATCTTCGAGGACTCAGACAGTGAGCGCGACGATGAGAACGACTCAGACGGACCCATTCTGTACAGAGAcgatgaagaggatgatgaagaggatgTGCCCATAA CTGGTCTGGCAGGTCGAGTGAAGCGGAAGGACACTCTGGCGCTGAAGCTGGAgaaacagcaggaaaaggaggagaagcAGGAGGAAGAGAACATCACCTGGAGGAACCGTGAGCAATGGGAGGCCATGCGCAACAAGATCGGCTCCACCCTCACACG GAGATTAAGTCAGAGACCATCACAGCAAGAACTTGAGCAAAGAAACATTCTGCTAG CTAAGAACGAGGCGGACAGACGCGCTGAGCGAAGCGAGATCAAACGCAGACTCACTCGAAAG TTGTCCCAGAGGCCCACCGTAGCTGAGCTCCAGGCCAGAAAGATTCTGCGGTTCCATGAGTATGTGGAATGTACACACGCTGAAGACTACGACCGGCGCGCGGACAAACCCTGGACTAAACTCACTCCTGCTGATAAG GCTGCCATCAGAAAGGAGCTGAATGAGTTTAAGAGCTCAGAGATGGAGGTCCATGAGGAAAGCAAAATATACACCAG GTTTCATCGTCCGTAA